A region from the Deinococcus seoulensis genome encodes:
- the surE gene encoding 5'/3'-nucleotidase SurE, producing the protein MTTPRPRILVANDDGIFSPGIKALAQAMSTFADVIVSAPDVEQSAVGHGITIRRPLRFKHTASAGFGDIPAYRVDGTPADCVVLGVHLTGQPDLVVSGINLGPNLGDDLTHSGTVAAAIEGMSLGIPAIAFSQRATPAGEYDFAPGAAYAARLAQTVLTRGLPPRTLLNVNFPAHTPTGVRVTRVGEHRWEDRLVTRHDPEGREYHWVSGTSTAPDAHDEATDYGAVEAGLISVTPVRIDLTARDLLGDLAEHVPQL; encoded by the coding sequence ATGACCACCCCCCGCCCCCGGATCCTCGTCGCGAACGACGACGGCATCTTCAGCCCCGGCATCAAGGCCCTGGCCCAGGCCATGAGCACCTTCGCGGACGTGATCGTCAGCGCCCCCGACGTCGAACAGAGCGCCGTCGGGCACGGCATCACCATCCGCCGCCCCCTGCGCTTCAAGCACACCGCCAGCGCCGGTTTCGGCGACATTCCCGCGTACCGCGTGGACGGCACGCCCGCCGACTGCGTCGTGCTGGGCGTGCACCTGACCGGCCAGCCGGACCTCGTGGTCAGCGGCATCAACCTCGGCCCGAACCTCGGGGACGACCTGACCCACAGCGGCACCGTCGCCGCCGCCATCGAGGGCATGAGCCTCGGCATTCCCGCCATCGCCTTCAGCCAGCGCGCCACACCCGCCGGAGAGTACGACTTCGCACCCGGCGCCGCGTACGCCGCCCGCCTCGCCCAGACCGTCCTGACGCGCGGCCTGCCCCCCCGCACCCTGCTGAACGTGAACTTCCCCGCCCACACACCCACCGGCGTGCGCGTCACCCGCGTCGGCGAGCACCGCTGGGAAGACCGCCTCGTCACCCGCCACGACCCCGAAGGGCGCGAATACCACTGGGTATCCGGCACCAGCACCGCCCCCGACGCCCACGACGAGGCCACCGACTACGGCGCCGTCGAAGCCGGACTGATCAGCGTCACGCCCGTCCGCATCGACCTGACCGCCCGCGACCTGCTCGGCGACCTCGCCGAACACGTCCCACAGCTGTAA
- a CDS encoding IS4 family transposase encodes MVLALLKGKDVRHAELASRFPGSAHNASVIRRVERFFDRHPIQPADVARVVLTLLPSAQPREFILDRTNWKYGQTDVNVLLLAVIWRGVAIPLLYELLPHGGGSHTEIRHTLMDDALCLLSAADIRVLYADREFVGYDWIQGLACRGIPICVRLRSDTLMDDWTAKDWLSRMQTGMAGLLVEDTLVYGQPMNVVLTHTRDGESLIIASNAGAVTTIQTRYRRRFLIECLFRALKSKGFQLEETHMTLHDHVERLLCLLTLTYTWCVLVGVTLDCPKKAHGRRAWSVVKMGLRELVRSFSQESARLCDLIDLLMPSQTNSPESVGY; translated from the coding sequence ATGGTGCTCGCACTCCTCAAGGGGAAGGACGTTCGGCATGCCGAACTCGCCTCGCGCTTCCCTGGAAGCGCGCACAACGCCTCCGTCATCCGCCGTGTGGAGCGCTTTTTTGACCGGCATCCCATCCAGCCGGCCGACGTCGCCCGGGTGGTCCTGACACTCCTTCCCTCCGCACAACCACGCGAATTCATCCTCGACCGGACGAACTGGAAGTATGGCCAGACCGACGTGAACGTCCTGCTCCTGGCTGTCATCTGGCGGGGCGTCGCGATCCCCCTCCTCTACGAGCTGCTGCCCCACGGGGGCGGCAGCCATACGGAGATCCGGCACACCCTCATGGACGATGCCCTCTGCCTGCTCTCCGCAGCGGACATCCGGGTGCTGTACGCCGACCGCGAATTCGTCGGCTATGACTGGATTCAGGGATTGGCCTGCCGTGGAATTCCCATCTGCGTGCGCCTGCGGAGCGACACGCTCATGGACGACTGGACGGCGAAGGACTGGCTGAGTCGCATGCAGACCGGCATGGCCGGTCTGCTAGTCGAGGACACGCTGGTGTACGGGCAGCCGATGAATGTGGTCCTGACGCACACCCGAGATGGTGAGTCGCTGATCATCGCCAGTAACGCCGGGGCGGTGACGACGATCCAGACGCGATACCGCCGGAGGTTCCTGATCGAATGTCTCTTCCGGGCACTCAAGAGTAAGGGCTTCCAACTGGAGGAAACACACATGACGCTCCACGATCACGTGGAGCGCCTGCTGTGCCTGTTGACGCTGACCTACACGTGGTGTGTGCTCGTCGGAGTCACATTGGACTGCCCGAAGAAGGCGCATGGTCGCCGGGCGTGGAGCGTGGTGAAGATGGGCTTGCGGGAACTGGTCCGGTCGTTCAGCCAGGAGTCAGCACGCCTGTGTGATTTGATCGACCTGTTGATGCCGTCCCAGACGAACTCCCCGGAAAGTGTCGGGTACTGA
- a CDS encoding LysM peptidoglycan-binding domain-containing M23 family metallopeptidase, translated as MNERQSFQRSLRGVALLLCLGVSAQAVTSYRVQPGDTLSGIAARAGVSAAQIRAVNARLRGTDQVQAGWVLTLPDRTLPARTHTVKSGENLSVIAARYGLSLSALLSANPAYRDGKALWTGARLTIPSRSAAPTAAPVARSTATVRAASSSGAGGWLWPVAGHHTISSGYGSRVLDGTREDHWGVDIVAPVGTLVRAARSGRVLESRPDYDRGWGWTVVLEHPDGWITRYAHLSANLVKKGELVVRGQPVGRVGNTGRSTGPHLHFGTYLRWNPRNPLSLY; from the coding sequence GTGAACGAACGGCAGTCCTTCCAGCGGTCCCTGCGCGGCGTGGCCCTGCTGCTGTGCCTGGGCGTGTCGGCGCAGGCGGTCACGTCGTACCGGGTGCAGCCGGGGGATACCCTCAGCGGTATCGCGGCGCGCGCCGGGGTCAGTGCGGCGCAGATCCGCGCGGTGAACGCCCGGCTGCGCGGCACGGATCAGGTGCAGGCCGGGTGGGTGCTGACCCTCCCGGACCGGACGTTGCCCGCCCGGACGCACACCGTGAAAAGCGGGGAGAACCTGTCCGTGATCGCCGCCCGCTACGGCCTGAGCCTGAGTGCCCTGCTCAGCGCCAACCCCGCCTACCGGGACGGGAAGGCCCTGTGGACCGGGGCGCGCCTGACGATTCCCAGTCGCAGCGCGGCGCCCACTGCGGCCCCGGTGGCCCGGAGTACCGCGACCGTCCGGGCGGCCAGTTCATCTGGCGCGGGCGGGTGGCTGTGGCCGGTGGCGGGGCATCACACCATCAGCAGCGGGTACGGGTCGCGGGTGCTGGACGGCACGCGCGAGGATCACTGGGGTGTGGATATCGTCGCGCCGGTCGGCACCCTGGTCCGCGCCGCCCGTTCGGGCCGCGTGCTGGAATCCCGCCCGGATTACGACCGTGGGTGGGGCTGGACGGTCGTGCTGGAGCACCCGGACGGCTGGATCACCCGCTACGCGCACCTGAGTGCAAACCTCGTGAAGAAGGGCGAACTGGTCGTGCGCGGCCAGCCGGTCGGTCGGGTCGGGAACACGGGGCGCAGCACGGGGCCGCACCTGCATTTCGGTACGTACCTGCGCTGGAATCCCCGCAATCCCCTGAGTCTGTACTGA
- a CDS encoding PaaI family thioesterase, translating to MTLHPDLLFPTAHELDTLTPEALAGRMNALQGTLGARIGIEFMQVGRERLVARMPVEGNRQPAGRLHGGANLALAEELASVGSWLNLDPARQVAVGVDLSGTHVRGVTDGWVTGEATLAYRGRSMMVWTVEIRDERDRVTSLARCTCNVIATGA from the coding sequence ATGACGCTGCACCCGGACCTGCTGTTCCCCACCGCGCATGAACTCGACACGCTGACGCCCGAGGCGCTGGCGGGCCGCATGAACGCCCTTCAGGGCACGCTGGGCGCACGGATCGGGATCGAGTTCATGCAGGTGGGCCGCGAGCGCCTGGTGGCCCGCATGCCGGTCGAGGGGAATCGCCAACCTGCCGGGCGGCTGCATGGCGGCGCGAACCTCGCCCTGGCCGAGGAACTGGCGAGCGTGGGGTCGTGGTTGAACCTCGATCCGGCGCGGCAGGTGGCGGTCGGCGTGGACCTGAGCGGCACGCACGTGCGCGGCGTGACGGACGGCTGGGTGACGGGCGAGGCGACCCTGGCGTACCGGGGGCGCAGCATGATGGTCTGGACGGTCGAGATCCGCGACGAGCGGGACCGCGTGACCAGCCTGGCGCGCTGCACCTGCAACGTGATCGCCACCGGCGCGTGA
- a CDS encoding PadR family transcriptional regulator encodes MDAQQLKGHLDLLLLATLETGPRYGGQIIADVQAATDGHFALREGTLYPALHRLEKQRFIRGEFQTLPRGGSPVKVYTLTPTGTAELKAQREKYERFTRAVRGVIGGPA; translated from the coding sequence ATGGACGCCCAGCAGCTCAAAGGCCACCTCGACCTCCTCCTCCTCGCCACCCTCGAAACAGGCCCCCGCTACGGCGGCCAGATCATCGCCGACGTCCAGGCCGCCACCGACGGCCACTTCGCCCTGCGCGAAGGCACCCTCTACCCCGCCCTGCACCGCCTCGAAAAACAGCGCTTCATCCGCGGCGAATTCCAGACCCTCCCACGCGGCGGCAGCCCCGTCAAGGTCTACACCCTCACCCCCACCGGAACAGCCGAACTGAAAGCCCAGCGCGAAAAATACGAACGCTTCACCCGCGCCGTCCGCGGCGTCATCGGCGGCCCCGCATGA
- a CDS encoding eCIS core domain-containing protein, with amino-acid sequence MEYQRKPQRPAPATRQVSTHTPDPPALTQLEAQRHTLQRFTARPQTAQRQAAAPVLRAATLQRQEEGRLASDRATIQRQVTALGNVAPVQPQTQSPVPVKPVTPADWITVMRSRAEGVEGQRLDTRAFGEFQTLQRQVAQTLAHSFRSDRGDPQARYATYGEHLATLQRHALSAPVSRVVLGMVPPAERLPLQRAADEALQRQRAQEQAVLNFGSLQTLQRQLAELDAEATQPILQRIQARRGAGNPLPEAIQRHLEGGLNHDLSRVRIHDDAEADKLAKGVNAVAFTTGTDIFFQAGRFNPNTQSGLELLAHEVTHTVQQSQGRVGTGIDPDAGLEQEARATGKRLVSKAVGGEHGAYRLLPLPAAPTRVTWQRAAGMVVVPIWKKIKLIYPIQKQLVASKGFKELSDREKEIILFYIGGSDYYISSLARGILEADVSVGNIDLNKPEAIRRFMNEQEARMRIIDPLPGTFDKNRSKYIIEKPIYVKGHHFDSSVANARKYIVKIGKISVSVFVPVLENKTSDKIHSIEEIAKGLAALPLASLKLVKIVNVNPQANPGDAYWAKEYNRPGFRAYMTAGADGIVGVYPTREKQTQQFLDGSLIHEAGHILSESTFKEKDWEKWKTAQDKDKIFPSDYAKNAPREDFSESLNLYYTVKGKPEEEEVRRIFRYRFLIIDGLLKR; translated from the coding sequence ATGGAGTACCAGCGCAAACCACAGCGGCCAGCACCCGCCACCCGGCAGGTCAGCACCCACACCCCGGACCCGCCCGCCCTGACACAGCTGGAAGCGCAGCGGCACACGCTACAGCGCTTCACGGCCCGCCCGCAGACCGCCCAGCGACAGGCCGCCGCGCCCGTGCTGCGCGCCGCAACACTACAGCGCCAGGAAGAGGGACGCCTCGCCAGCGACCGAGCCACCATCCAGCGACAGGTGACTGCCCTGGGCAACGTTGCCCCCGTCCAGCCGCAGACCCAGTCACCCGTCCCTGTCAAGCCCGTCACGCCCGCCGACTGGATCACGGTCATGCGATCCCGTGCCGAGGGCGTCGAGGGGCAGCGCCTGGACACCCGCGCCTTCGGGGAGTTCCAGACGCTGCAACGACAGGTGGCGCAGACCCTCGCCCACAGCTTCCGCAGTGACCGGGGCGATCCCCAGGCCCGGTACGCCACCTATGGCGAGCACCTCGCCACGCTGCAACGCCACGCACTGAGTGCCCCGGTGTCCCGCGTGGTGCTGGGCATGGTGCCCCCAGCTGAACGCCTGCCGCTGCAACGCGCAGCAGACGAGGCGCTGCAACGCCAACGGGCGCAGGAACAGGCGGTGCTGAACTTCGGGAGCCTCCAGACGCTGCAACGGCAACTGGCCGAGCTGGATGCCGAGGCGACCCAGCCGATCCTGCAACGCATTCAGGCCAGAAGAGGCGCGGGGAATCCACTCCCGGAGGCGATCCAGCGGCATCTGGAGGGAGGTCTGAACCACGACCTGAGCCGCGTGCGGATTCACGATGATGCGGAGGCAGACAAACTGGCCAAGGGCGTAAATGCCGTGGCGTTCACGACAGGGACGGACATCTTCTTCCAGGCGGGGCGATTCAACCCGAACACGCAGAGCGGACTGGAACTGCTGGCGCACGAGGTGACGCACACGGTGCAGCAGAGCCAGGGGCGCGTGGGGACGGGCATCGACCCAGACGCAGGACTGGAGCAGGAAGCGCGGGCGACAGGAAAGCGGCTCGTGAGCAAGGCGGTGGGGGGAGAACACGGAGCGTACCGGCTGCTGCCTCTGCCTGCTGCACCGACGCGCGTCACGTGGCAGCGTGCCGCAGGCATGGTAGTAGTGCCTATTTGGAAGAAGATTAAACTCATTTATCCTATCCAAAAGCAACTGGTTGCTTCGAAAGGTTTCAAAGAACTTTCGGATAGAGAGAAGGAGATCATTCTATTTTATATTGGCGGATCCGATTACTATATTTCCTCTCTGGCAAGAGGTATTCTAGAGGCTGATGTATCTGTGGGAAATATTGATTTGAATAAACCGGAAGCAATACGTAGATTTATGAACGAACAGGAGGCTAGGATGCGCATTATAGATCCTCTGCCTGGAACATTTGACAAAAACCGTTCAAAATATATTATAGAAAAGCCAATTTACGTCAAAGGCCATCACTTCGATAGTTCAGTGGCAAATGCCAGAAAATACATTGTCAAAATCGGCAAAATTTCTGTCAGCGTTTTCGTCCCCGTTTTAGAAAATAAGACGAGTGATAAGATACACTCTATTGAGGAAATTGCGAAGGGTCTGGCCGCTCTACCACTGGCCTCTTTAAAACTCGTAAAAATCGTCAATGTCAATCCACAAGCGAATCCGGGAGATGCGTATTGGGCAAAAGAGTATAATCGACCCGGATTTCGTGCATATATGACGGCTGGCGCTGACGGCATCGTCGGTGTTTACCCAACAAGAGAGAAACAAACTCAGCAATTTCTGGATGGAAGTCTTATACATGAGGCGGGACACATATTGTCAGAATCAACCTTTAAAGAAAAAGATTGGGAAAAGTGGAAAACGGCACAGGATAAGGATAAGATATTTCCTTCTGATTATGCTAAGAATGCACCGCGAGAAGATTTTTCGGAGAGCCTGAATTTATATTACACGGTCAAAGGCAAACCTGAAGAGGAGGAAGTTAGGAGAATTTTCAGGTATCGTTTCCTTATCATTGATGGGTTACTCAAGAGGTGA
- a CDS encoding DUF2231 domain-containing protein → MLNLNRSRPPAHLIEDAVSDHDALEGVADTLQTLLRGAEATLPDGVMDALHGEWLGHPLHPILVHLPLGGWVIAAALDHLPAQAPGANDAAADRALLLGTLGAVGTIATGWADWSNTRGEARRTGLIHGALNEAAFVLNVGSLLARRRGRRGLGKALSGAALGVAVAGGFLGGELVYRHGLGVGRTLAHRQG, encoded by the coding sequence ATGCTGAACCTGAACCGTTCCCGGCCGCCCGCCCACCTCATAGAGGACGCCGTCAGCGATCACGACGCGCTGGAGGGCGTGGCCGACACGCTCCAGACGCTGCTGCGCGGCGCGGAGGCGACCCTGCCCGACGGCGTGATGGACGCCCTGCACGGCGAGTGGCTGGGGCATCCGCTGCACCCGATTCTGGTGCACCTGCCGCTGGGCGGGTGGGTGATCGCGGCGGCACTGGATCACCTGCCCGCGCAGGCGCCGGGCGCGAACGACGCGGCGGCGGACCGGGCGCTGCTGCTGGGCACGCTGGGCGCGGTGGGGACCATCGCGACCGGCTGGGCCGACTGGTCGAACACGCGCGGCGAGGCGCGGCGCACCGGCCTGATTCACGGGGCGCTGAACGAGGCGGCGTTCGTGCTGAACGTGGGGTCGCTGCTGGCGCGGCGGCGGGGGCGGCGCGGGCTGGGAAAGGCACTGTCGGGCGCGGCGCTGGGCGTGGCGGTCGCGGGCGGGTTCCTGGGGGGCGAACTGGTGTACCGGCACGGGCTGGGCGTGGGGCGCACGCTGGCCCACCGACAGGGCTGA
- a CDS encoding CobW family GTP-binding protein, with protein MTVPADRSDERIPVIVVGGFLGAGKTTLVNHLIRSLPHRLGVIVNEFGAQGVDGSLIERLQDDVTELTAGCLCCTGRDDLLRALVTIAMREQKPDAVIVELSGVADPTPVLTTLLERSVRAAFRVTTLVAVVDARHALQTLREHPEAARQLAYANVVVLNKTDQADPALLEHAQGVLRGVNPLAEIKRVERGQVDADALLARDDFDPRVLDGVDARAAHTPGLKSFTLRADRPLDPYRWQRFMTEFLLSRPAEVLRAKGFLDLFGYPQRILFQAVRDLFTADAWDAGDGTSELVVIGRGLDRAEFEAAWEACLTPDPADLIPD; from the coding sequence ATGACTGTGCCTGCCGACCGCTCTGATGAACGCATTCCGGTGATTGTGGTGGGTGGGTTTCTGGGGGCGGGGAAGACGACGCTGGTGAATCACCTGATCCGGTCGTTGCCGCACCGGCTGGGTGTGATCGTGAACGAGTTCGGCGCGCAGGGCGTGGATGGCAGCCTGATCGAGCGGCTTCAGGATGACGTGACGGAACTGACGGCCGGGTGCCTGTGCTGCACGGGCCGGGATGATCTGCTGCGGGCGCTGGTGACGATTGCCATGCGTGAGCAGAAGCCGGACGCGGTGATCGTGGAACTGTCGGGTGTGGCGGACCCGACGCCGGTCCTGACGACGCTGCTGGAACGGTCGGTGCGCGCGGCGTTCCGCGTGACGACGCTGGTGGCGGTCGTGGACGCCCGGCACGCGCTTCAGACGTTGCGGGAGCATCCGGAGGCGGCGCGGCAACTGGCGTACGCGAACGTGGTGGTGCTGAACAAGACCGATCAGGCGGACCCAGCGCTGCTGGAGCACGCGCAGGGCGTGCTGCGCGGCGTGAATCCGCTGGCGGAGATCAAACGGGTGGAGCGGGGTCAGGTGGACGCGGACGCCCTGCTGGCCCGCGACGATTTCGATCCGCGCGTGCTGGACGGCGTGGACGCCCGCGCGGCGCACACGCCGGGCCTGAAGTCGTTCACGTTGCGCGCCGACCGGCCGCTGGACCCGTACCGCTGGCAGCGGTTCATGACCGAGTTCCTGCTGTCCCGCCCGGCGGAGGTGCTGCGCGCCAAGGGGTTCCTGGATCTGTTCGGGTACCCGCAGCGGATTCTGTTTCAGGCGGTGCGGGACCTGTTCACGGCGGACGCCTGGGACGCCGGGGACGGCACCTCCGAACTGGTGGTGATCGGGCGGGGCCTGGACCGCGCGGAGTTCGAGGCGGCGTGGGAGGCGTGCCTGACGCCGGACCCGGCGGACCTGATCCCGGACTGA
- a CDS encoding ABC transporter ATP-binding protein, with protein sequence MPAPGPSVLRRLYGLLSPYRRTVGLGLLLLTLSVAAELYPPLVWIRVVDQGIPERDWVFIGGQLAVLVGVFAAQQVLSAWRGLLLERAGQAFTRDLRLTLYGKLQGQSAAYFEGQRTGDLLARVTGDVDALQDVLVRGTDAVLANALRLVGVIGIFIALQPLLGVVTTIPMIAVAFMLRRYARTVRPAYRAARSRLGDLSALIADRLSGIRVVQGFAREDAEAARIGALGEELYRVGVQAVTIRNRAFPLARFVGNFGNVIMLGGGAWLIMAGQFTLGGLLAYRGYGRYFYGPIDDLVNIGDLLQRAEASGRRVFEVLDAPVPVQDRPGAPPLPLPVRGQIDFENVTFGYDPARPILRGVTLHVPAGQRVALLGESGAGKSTLLGLVTRTFDPQEGTVRIDGHDVRDLTLTSLRRGAVSMAQDTFLFHDTVLNNVTYAHPDATEIEVQAALRAAHAHTFVQALPDGLNTVVGERGVKLSGGQRQRLSIARTLLARPTLLLLDEPTSAVDAESETQVVAALTELMRGRTALIVTHRLSLARTADRVIVLAGGQIVEDGPPDLLRKRNGAYAALERAAVGLTL encoded by the coding sequence ATGCCTGCCCCCGGTCCGTCTGTTCTGCGCCGCCTGTACGGTCTGCTGAGTCCGTACCGCCGCACGGTGGGTCTGGGCCTGCTGCTGCTGACCCTGAGCGTGGCGGCGGAACTGTACCCGCCGCTGGTGTGGATCCGGGTGGTGGATCAGGGCATTCCGGAGCGGGACTGGGTGTTCATCGGGGGGCAGCTGGCGGTGCTGGTGGGGGTCTTCGCGGCGCAGCAGGTGCTGTCGGCGTGGCGGGGGCTGCTGCTGGAGCGGGCGGGGCAGGCGTTCACGCGGGACCTGCGCCTGACGCTGTACGGGAAGTTGCAGGGGCAGTCGGCGGCGTACTTCGAGGGGCAGCGGACCGGGGACCTGCTGGCCCGCGTGACGGGCGACGTGGACGCGCTACAGGACGTGCTGGTGCGTGGCACGGACGCTGTGCTGGCGAACGCGCTGCGGCTGGTGGGCGTGATCGGGATCTTCATTGCGTTGCAGCCGCTGCTGGGGGTTGTAACGACCATCCCGATGATCGCGGTGGCGTTCATGCTGCGCCGCTACGCCCGCACCGTGCGGCCCGCGTACCGCGCGGCGCGCTCCCGCCTGGGCGACCTGAGTGCCCTGATCGCCGACCGCCTGAGCGGCATCCGCGTGGTGCAGGGCTTCGCGCGCGAGGATGCCGAGGCCGCCCGCATCGGCGCGCTGGGTGAGGAACTGTACCGGGTGGGCGTGCAGGCCGTCACCATCCGCAACCGCGCGTTCCCGCTGGCGCGGTTCGTGGGGAACTTCGGGAACGTGATCATGCTGGGCGGCGGCGCGTGGCTGATCATGGCCGGGCAGTTCACGCTGGGCGGCCTGCTCGCGTACCGGGGGTACGGGCGGTACTTCTACGGCCCCATCGACGACCTCGTGAACATCGGGGACCTGCTCCAGCGGGCAGAGGCGAGCGGGCGGCGCGTGTTCGAGGTGCTCGACGCCCCCGTGCCCGTGCAGGACCGCCCCGGCGCGCCGCCCCTGCCGCTGCCGGTGCGCGGGCAGATCGACTTCGAGAACGTCACCTTCGGGTACGACCCGGCCCGCCCGATCCTGCGCGGCGTGACGCTGCACGTCCCGGCCGGGCAGCGCGTCGCCCTGCTCGGCGAGAGCGGCGCGGGCAAGAGCACCCTGCTGGGCCTCGTGACCCGCACCTTCGACCCGCAGGAAGGAACCGTCCGCATCGACGGGCACGACGTGCGCGACCTGACCCTGACCAGCCTGCGGCGCGGCGCGGTCAGCATGGCGCAGGACACCTTCCTGTTCCACGACACCGTCCTGAACAACGTCACCTACGCCCACCCCGACGCTACCGAAATCGAGGTCCAGGCGGCCCTGCGCGCCGCGCACGCCCACACCTTCGTTCAGGCCCTGCCGGACGGACTGAACACCGTCGTCGGGGAGCGCGGCGTGAAACTCTCCGGCGGGCAACGCCAGCGCCTCTCCATCGCCCGCACCCTGCTGGCCCGGCCCACCCTGCTGCTGCTGGACGAACCCACCAGCGCCGTCGACGCCGAAAGCGAAACGCAGGTGGTGGCCGCCCTGACGGAACTCATGCGCGGCCGCACCGCCCTGATCGTCACGCACCGCCTCAGCCTCGCCCGCACCGCCGACCGCGTCATCGTCCTCGCGGGCGGCCAGATCGTCGAGGACGGCCCCCCGGACCTCCTGCGAAAGCGGAACGGCGCGTACGCCGCGCTGGAAAGGGCAGCAGTGGGACTGACGCTGTAG
- a CDS encoding permease prefix domain 1-containing protein produces MNRDQFIRHATRGLWGTKKRDAALELRGAIEDKIYRHQLCGLSELEAERAALRDLGNPHAIARDLSGVHTAPAAIRATLLLGVAGLLSLQAVAQVPAVGSAFRTQDLQECRVLSPEEVASLPPGALARIQRVYAQYGGPEGLNAQCKKGAFLFPLLNVTDLLAAMTAAKVPVYADPLTTSALVLKGSPTGNPQISYMTELVNGQRYVPSRVLMGFVRSVTDQSFTLTGLTNPVLTIGAARIPVGTAQAPVRTVDILGAGLADARRTDTSLPLPVNVMPIDSTFAFDPAAPQLAVPGQDGEVFAVVQNIRQLNQKAFNGGDESETLWVRARQDGRIAFTDEVNLNVRLVNSQAELDQATAQGVKAAVVYRVNTANLQRPVLTVVPAAQVRMVQP; encoded by the coding sequence ATGAACCGCGACCAGTTCATCCGCCACGCCACACGCGGCCTGTGGGGCACGAAAAAACGCGACGCCGCCCTGGAACTGCGCGGCGCCATCGAGGACAAGATCTACCGCCACCAGCTCTGCGGCCTGAGTGAGCTGGAGGCAGAACGGGCCGCGCTGCGCGACCTGGGTAACCCCCACGCCATCGCCCGCGACCTCAGCGGCGTCCACACCGCACCCGCCGCCATCCGGGCGACCCTGCTGCTGGGTGTGGCCGGGCTGCTGAGCTTGCAGGCCGTGGCGCAGGTCCCGGCGGTCGGGTCGGCGTTCCGGACGCAGGATCTTCAGGAGTGCCGTGTGCTCAGTCCGGAGGAGGTCGCCAGTCTGCCCCCCGGGGCGCTGGCGCGCATCCAGCGCGTGTATGCCCAGTACGGAGGGCCAGAAGGCCTGAACGCTCAGTGCAAGAAGGGAGCTTTTCTCTTCCCACTTCTGAACGTCACGGATCTGCTGGCCGCCATGACCGCTGCGAAGGTGCCCGTATACGCCGATCCCTTGACGACCAGTGCGCTCGTCCTCAAGGGAAGCCCGACGGGCAATCCGCAAATCTCCTACATGACGGAGCTGGTCAATGGTCAGCGGTACGTGCCCAGCCGCGTGCTGATGGGGTTCGTCCGGTCCGTGACGGACCAGTCGTTTACCCTGACGGGCCTGACCAACCCGGTGTTGACCATCGGCGCGGCCCGCATTCCTGTCGGCACCGCGCAGGCTCCGGTGCGCACGGTGGACATCCTGGGTGCAGGGCTGGCCGACGCGCGCCGGACAGACACGTCGCTGCCACTGCCCGTGAATGTGATGCCCATTGACTCGACGTTCGCGTTCGATCCCGCCGCCCCTCAACTGGCTGTGCCAGGTCAGGACGGCGAGGTATTCGCCGTGGTGCAGAACATCCGGCAGCTCAATCAGAAGGCCTTCAACGGTGGCGATGAATCGGAGACGTTGTGGGTCCGGGCGCGGCAGGACGGCCGCATCGCGTTCACGGACGAGGTGAATCTGAACGTGCGACTGGTGAACTCGCAGGCGGAACTCGATCAGGCGACCGCGCAGGGTGTGAAGGCGGCGGTGGTGTACCGCGTGAACACGGCGAACCTCCAGCGTCCGGTGCTGACCGTCGTTCCGGCGGCGCAGGTGCGGATGGTGCAGCCCTGA